One Microplitis demolitor isolate Queensland-Clemson2020A chromosome 2, iyMicDemo2.1a, whole genome shotgun sequence DNA segment encodes these proteins:
- the LOC128669037 gene encoding putative uncharacterized protein DDB_G0271606 produces MNGFRGKTKGRGRRMKETRARPALQRDAIAPNGPRTRLRTDRGGPTNEAGTLNNPQLPGAQHPAGNANQLQRHQEPGAVNNPQLPNAQQLDDNVNQMPRHQEPGAVNNPQLPNAQQLDDNVNQMPRHQEPGAVNNPQLPNAQQLANNVNQMPRHQEPGAVNNPQLPNAQQLANNVNQMPRHQEPGAVNNPQLPNAQQLANNVNQMPRHQEPGAVNNPQLPNAQQLANNVNQMPRHQEPGAVNNPQLPNAQQLANNVNQRPRHQEPGAVNNPQLPNAQQLANNVNQMLRHQEPGAVNNPQLPNAQQLANNVNQRPRHQEPGAVNNPQLPNAQQLANNVNQRPRHQEPGAVNNPQLPNAQQLANNVNQMLRHQEPGAVNNPQLPNAQQLANNVNQMPRHQEPGAVNNPQLPNAQQLANNVNQMPRHQEPGIVNNSQLPNAQQLIGNANQLSRSLMLPNFSIPPPKIAQRPSSIEPHLPSKRTMKAIQKFNRNYSKLLEQVGKNQQQSQELSGWNQLQQQRLQPQKQQLQLQQQQLMQQQLQPQQQHLQPQQQQLQPQQQQLQPQQQQSQPQQQQLQLQQQQLQPQQQQLQPQQQQSQPQQQQLQLQQQQWLSQQQQFLLLQQQVLPQQQQLLLQQQPLLPHQLQLLPQQQPLLQQQPGILLPPNLAHQHIYPPFNFPNHPPNFSTLFYPYFCLPNQYARP; encoded by the exons ATGAATGGGTTTCGAGGCAAAACTAAAG GGAGAGGAAGAAGAATGAAAGAAACGCGTGCCCGCCCAGCACTACAACGCGATGCCATCGCGCCAAACGGACCACGAACTCGACTTAGAACTGACCGAGGTGGACCAACCAACGAAGCGGGCACTCTCAACAACCCGCAGCTGCCCGGAGCTCAGCATCCGGCAGGCAATGCCAACCAGCTTCAACGACACCAGGAGCCAGGGGCTGTAAACAACCCGCAGCTGCCAAATGCTCAGCAACTAGATGACAATGTCAACCAGATGCCAAGACATCAGGAACCGGGGGCTGTTAACAACCCACAGCTGCCAAATGCTCAGCAACTAGATGACAATGTCAACCAGATGCCGAGACATCAGGAACCAGGGGCTGTTAACAACCCACAGCTGCCAAATGCTCAGCAACTAGCTAACAATGTCAACCAGATGCCGAGACATCAGGAACCGGGGGCTGTTAACAACCCACAGCTGCCAAATGCTCAGCAACTAGCTAACAATGTCAACCAGATGCCGAGACATCAGGAACCGGGGGCTGTTAACAACCCACAGCTGCCAAATGCTCAGCAACTAGCTAACAATGTCAACCAGATGCCGAGACATCAGGAACCGGGGGCTGTTAACAACCCACAGCTGCCAAATGCTCAGCAACTAGCTAACAATGTCAACCAGATGCCGAGACATCAGGAACCGGGGGCTGTTAACAACCCACAGCTGCCAAATGCTCAGCAACTAGCTAACAATGTCAACCAGAGGCCGAGACATCAGGAACCGGGGGCTGTAAACAACCCACAGCTGCCAAATGCTCAGCAACTAGCTAACAATGTCAACCAGATGCTGAGACATCAGGAACCGGGGGCTGTTAACAACCCACAGCTGCCAAATGCTCAGCAACTAGCTAACAATGTCAACCAGAGGCCGAGACATCAGGAACCGGGGGCTGTAAACAACCCACAGCTGCCAAATGCTCAGCAACTAGCTAACAATGTCAACCAGAGGCCGAGACATCAGGAACCGGGGGCTGTAAACAACCCACAGCTGCCAAATGCTCAGCAACTAGCTAACAATGTCAACCAGATGCTGAGACATCAGGAACCGGGGGCTGTTAACAACCCACAGCTGCCAAATGCTCAGCAACTAGCTAACAATGTCAACCAGATGCCGAGACATCAGGAACCGGGGGCTGTAAACAACCCACAGCTGCCAAATGCTCAGCAACTAGCTAACAATGTCAACCAGATGCCGAGACATCAGGAACCGGGGATTGTAAACAACTCACAGCTGCCAAATGCTCAGCAACTGATTGGCAATGCTAACCAGTTATCAAGATCCTTAATGCTGCCAAATTTTAGCATACCACCTCCAAAGATTGCGCAGCGACCGTCTTCTATCGAGCCCCATCTGCCATCAAAGCGCACAATGAAAGCCATTCAAAAGTTCAACCGCAATTACTCGAAGCTCTTGGAACAGGTTGGAAAAAATCAGCAGCAATCCCAAGAGTTGTCAGGATGGAATCAACTGCAGCAGCAACGATTGCAACCACAGAAGCAGCAATTGCAActgcagcagcagcaactgATGCAGCAGCAATTGCAACCACAGCAGCAGCATTTGCAACCACAGCAGCAGCAATTGCAACCACAGCAGCAGCAATTGCAACCACAGCAGCAGCAATCACAaccacagcagcagcaactgCAACTACAGCAGCAGCAATTGCAACCACAGCAGCAGCAATTGCAACCACAGCAGCAGCAATCACAaccacagcagcagcaactgCAACTACAGCAGCAGCAATGGCTATCACAGCAGCAGCAATTCTTACTACTGCAGCAGCAAGTGCTACCTCAGCAGCAACAATTGCTCCTACAGCAGCAGCCGTTGCTACCACACCAGCTGCAATTGTTACCGCAACAGCAGCCACTTCTTCAACAGCAACCTGGGATCTTACTTCCTCCTAATTTAGCCCATCAGCACATTTATCCTCCATTTAATTTTCCTAATCATCCACCGAATTTCTCTACTCTTTTCTATCCGTACTTCTGCCTTCCTAATCAATACGCTCGTCCTTAG